The following is a genomic window from Zalophus californianus isolate mZalCal1 chromosome 10, mZalCal1.pri.v2, whole genome shotgun sequence.
CTCCCCGTGCTGCCACATTGCTCTCAGTGGAATATTTGTCCTGTGGGAGAATTAATCTACTAATTATGCTTGCATACCACTAAGTTTTTCACATTTGTGCATGCCAGCGAATTGACAGCACACCCAACAGAGTCTTGGGTATTCTACCTCAAACTGAAggcttacagagaaaaaaaaaagacagtgtcaaTGGCAAGTAATGTTTAAATCTCTGCTGTCATCTGGCTGTGACCCAAAAAGTGAATTAGCTTATGTGAGGTATCGGATTCCAGGAATATTGTCCTGACTCACATACTTTGCAATCTGCACTTCGCAATCAGGCTTGAATAAAGGCCACTCTTAATACCGTGAGCCATTTATTTCCAGGCATAGAGATCGTTACAAtcctcattttgcattttttatctaTGTAAATCGATCAGTTAGTGAAAGCCCCCAAGCATGGAATGTTTTACTACCACCTTTCTGCTAGATGATATATAGATCTATGCaaacttgtcatttttttcctgattggaGAAAATCCAAGGATTATCTTTACAACTAACATTGATTAGAGACCGAATATTTCACTCAACAGTGCTCAATATATTGTTACAATGTGCCAAGGGCATTCATGGAGAAGACAGGGGATGGCATCTTAGGACAAACACCTCTGAACTTTTGGGGAAAAGTGACAAGCTCCTTGTTCACCTAGTAATCTTTTATTTGTTATCAGTAAGGCCAAAATGCAGATTGAGGTTGGGGATGTTGCAAAAGGAGGAAGAGGCTCTATTCCTTCTGAACCTTCTACAAAAAGCTACCTTTGCCTGACTCCCCAGGTTCTCCTGTCCTCAAGAAGATGTGTTACTCCCAGCTCCAAAGCTCAAGAGCTACTAAAAAGAAGATCATATGCCAGTAGAAAATACCATTTTTACCCTCAAAAAATGGCTGTGGTATAAGATAAATTTGCTTGCATTGTACATGGCAGTATTTATCATATTTGATTCTGGGATTTGGATCTGTAGCACTACAAGCTGGGTGGGGTTTGCAATGCTCTGCCTTGGTGTAAGTGATGGTCAACATATACCCCCCCAAATGAGAATGTGGGTTAGAGGGATGAGACAAAGGGCGTGAGATGAGCAACAGGAGCCACTGAGGATGCTGGGAGTGGTGACAATGGAGGgccagagcagggaggcagggagaaggtcGAGCTGCATGGACAAACCCAAAGGGCCCTTCTAGATACAGCTGTATCTAGAGAGAGTCTGAAGAGCAACAGAGAGCCCGAGACATTTGTCCCGGAGGAGACGTCCAACATCACCCTCTTCTTTAGCATTGTGGAAGTACGCGACTGGGGAGGCGACATGACCCTTCAAAATCACACGGGGGCTCTTGCAAGGTAGTAAGTAAGAAGGGAACTGAAGACGGGGAAGCAGCTGGAAGCCGggcagataagaaaataaatgctggAGTCAGGCTGGAGTGGAAATGAGAGGCGAGTGGGAGGCCCGGGGCTGTGGGAGGTGCAACTCTCCTCCGCTGGTTGGTTCGTGTATACTTGATTGTCTCAAACCCCAAATCTCAGACCTGGAGATTTCCCAGAGAGAGGGAGTCACTGTCGAGCTCTGAGTGGAGCTGCTGAAGACTGAGACCAGCAGTGGCTCTGAGAGTCTCTGGGGAgatgctgcttctgctgctggtGTTGCCCGAGGTCCTCTGCCCAGGCGGTGGTGGTGAGAAAGGTGGGCGACTGGCCACATCAGCACGGAGACAGGGTCCAAATAAAGCTACGGAGGCTCCGGCTTCCCCAAcactccccaccaccctccagaGGTGGGGAGGCGGCCTGAGGCCCCGGGGACAAATGTCTCGGGCTCTCTGTTGCTCTTCAGACTCTGGGTTCCTTTTCTCTAGATCTTTCCAATGTTCATTCTCTCACTGTTCcccgcttctccctttctccgCACTTTCCTTATCCTCCCATTACCCACAGCCTTTCGGGGGCCCACCTCCTACCACGCCATCCAGATCTCATCCTTTATCAACAGCAGCTTGACCCAGACCCAGGGCTTGGGATGGTTGGGCGATGTGCAGATTCACGGCTGGGACAGTGTCGGCAAAAGGGCAGTTTTCCTGAAGCCCTGGTCCAAGGGGAACTTCAGTGATGAGGAGGTGAATGAGCTGGAGGAGCTCACCCAGGTCTACCTTAGTGGGTTGGTCCTAGAAGGGCAGGACCATGCCTCTGAGTTCCAGATGGAATGTGAGTCCAGTCCTCCGATCTAGGGAGGCTCTTGctgaattttctctctcctgcttcagGCTGCTACTCCTTCTGATctttgcccctccttcctgcATTACCCAGCTGCACACATACGCTCCTCTGGAGCAGTTGCGCCCTCTGACTCCACACCCCCACGGAGCACTCCAGGTTCTTCCTGCTGCCCGCACTCTCCTCTGACAGGTGAAGGTGCCCCATTGTACCATCTCCTGGTTGGCTCGTGTATAACTTGCTTCTCTCAAACCCTAAGCAAGAAGCCCTGCTTCTCTTCCCCGACACCTGAGCGACCGCCTCCTGCAATCCCCCTCTTGGAGCCTCCTGCCTGGCCCTCTTCCCAGTGCACTCCTCTTATTCACCCTGGATGGCTGGCCCCCAACCTTCAtactctgcccctcctcccctctgcccacatACGTCATTGCAACTGCTTCTCTACCATTTTGTGATATGCGTGCCTCCCTGGTTTTCAGCTTTCTGAAAAATCTTTGATTGCTGTAAATGAGAGTTTGGCTCATCATTTCACACTTCAGACCTTTTGCATCACCCAAATCCCAAATCCCAGGTTCTTCCCTCATCTCTTTCTTGTTTGCTTCTTACTAACTGTCTGTTTTCCTTCCATCCAGACCCCTTTGAGATCCAGGGCATAGCAGGCTGTAAGCTGTATCCCAGTGGGGGCACCGTGAGCTTCTTTTGGGGAGCTTTAGGAGGACTGGACTTTCTGAGCCTCAAGAATTACTCCTGTGTGCCCACCCCAGAGGGCGGTAGCAGGGCGCAGCGCATCTGTGAGCTCATCAGTCAGTACAAAGGCATCCGGGATATTGCAGAGAAGCTCCTCTTTGAAACATGCTCTCGGTATCTCCTGGGTGTCCTCGAGGCAGGGAAGGCAGAACTGCAGAGACAAGGTTAGTCCTGTTCCCCTAAGGCTTTTCCGTTTCACTTCTCACCACTTTCCTTAAATTCAAGAGGAGGAAGTACCTAAGAAGAGAGGGGTTTAATCAATAATTTGGTTTCCAAAGGAGGAGAAGGGGTCACTGTCCAAACTTGTGAGTTTCCAAATCCCTGTGCTCTAGAGTAGAGTCATAATCTGacactctccctgctccttcctgccccagtGAAGCCTGAGGCCTGGCTGTCCACTGGCCCCAGTCCGGGTCCCGGCCGTCTGCTGCTGGTGTGCCATGTCTCGGGCTTCCACCCAAAGCCTGTGTGGGTGATGTGGATGCGGGGTGAGCAGGAGCAGCGGGGCACCCAGCGAGGTGACATTCTGCCCCATGCTGATGGGACATGATATCTCCGAGTGACCCTGGACGTGGCGGCCCAGGAGGCGGCTGGTCTATTGTGCCGAGTGAGACACAGCAGTCTAGGGGGCCAGGACATGGTCCTCTACTGGGGTGAGAAAGAGCGGGGACCTGGCTAGGCATGGGGGAGATCGTCCTCAAGCATAGAGGGAGGCACTGGCTACAAGTGGGGCTTCACCaaagagaggagggtggggagagggaggaggggagggatgaagggacgggagagggagggaggaatggaagggggagaaggagggaataaaggggagaagaggagaggggaggtggagagggagggccagagttggggggagggacagaggtagcATACATCAGCAGCAAGTGACCATCAGGTAGGCAAGGGAAGGCCAGAAGAATCAGAGAATGGGTTTTGAAGTGACATCCTGTGTCCTTTCCCAATTTCCAGGAAACCCCATCTCCATCGGCTTGATATTTTTGGCAATAATAGTGCCCTTTTTGATCCTTTTGATAGGtcttctgttttggtttttgagGCGCtggtgagtttttatttttaatctttcttttttgtctacGCATCTACTCTTTCTACCATTTTATCAATTTACATCACATTAGCCTCAGTCTTTCCACCAGactctcccctttcttcccaaTCCCATCTTCTTTATGCAAATCTATTGTTTAAATTGTGGTAAACCTACCCTCAAAAACATAAAACCTATGGTCTTCGCCATCTCCAAATGCACAGACTAGAATTATGAAGTACACCCACATTTTTGTGCAACCAATTTCTAGAGCTATTTTCGTCTtgaaaaactaaaactctatacACATTGAACAACACCTCCACGgtccctgctccccaggccccagcaccCACCATTCTATGCTCTGTCACTAGAAATTTGATGATTCTGGGGACTTCATATAATTGAAACTTTTAGGAGTTGTCCTTTTGTGACCGGCTTATTTCTCTCAGCACAAGGTCTTCGAGGTTCATCTGTGTGGCCCCATGTGTCACAATCTCCTTTCTTCTCAAGGATGAGTAATGATATTCCATTGCACGAACATGACATTTGTTTatcattcatctgtcggtggataACTGCGTTGATTCCATGTTTTGACTATTTGTGAATAATGTCACTGTGAACATGGGAGCATGAGTATCTATTCTGTAGAGATATTTTTTGCTTGTGTTCTTCACAGGTCATATCAGAGTATCTCATGAACCCTTGACATGACTTCTCTTCCATTTGGAATAAGCACCCAGAAGCCCAGAAGCTCAAGTCGTCAGCCCTGGGGGGTCGATTGCATCATATTTCATCAAATAATCCTCCTATTTGATCACATAAGAGTTCCCATAGGATGTAAGATAAATCACTACTCATAACtagcagaaaaataatagaaaaccatCAATTTTTTGTGAGATGGTATCAATAGTACGATTCGCCCTGATCTCCTACACATGAGATGTGGAAAAGAATGTGTCTTAGGATAAATGAAATATGGTATACAACTTGCTGGTGATAATCCTTTGGTTTccctcttttaaaactttttttgttcTGCTTCTGCTGAAATGTCATTTGTCAAAGTAAGCTAACTCTAATTAAGCTGCAATCGTTGTATTTGCAGGGATGCTGAGCATGTTTAACAtaatgtctctgtctctgcctggaTGACTTTCTAATccttgaggcacagagagatgcttcttcctccaggaagccttccttagTGCTACAGTGGAAATGACCCTCCCTTGTCTGGTGTCACAAAGAGACCTACTTCACTCTGTACCCATGGCATTGAGCTATTTTGGTGTCATTTTAACATATTGTTGGAtatcatcagggatatcggtctgaaattctttttgatgggatctctgcctggtttggggatgaaggtaatgctggcctcacagaatgagtcttgaagctttccttctgtttctattttctgaaacagcttcagaagaatagatattatttcttctttgaatgt
Proteins encoded in this region:
- the LOC113932672 gene encoding LOW QUALITY PROTEIN: T-cell surface glycoprotein CD1b-like (The sequence of the model RefSeq protein was modified relative to this genomic sequence to represent the inferred CDS: substituted 1 base at 1 genomic stop codon), giving the protein MLLLLLVLPEVLCPGGGGEKAFRGPTSYHAIQISSFINSSLTQTQGLGWLGDVQIHGWDSVGKRAVFLKPWSKGNFSDEEVNELEELTQVYLSGLVLEGQDHASEFQMEYPFEIQGIAGCKLYPSGGTVSFFWGALGGLDFLSLKNYSCVPTPEGGSRAQRICELISQYKGIRDIAEKLLFETCSRYLLGVLEAGKAELQRQVKPEAWLSTGPSPGPGRLLLVCHVSGFHPKPVWVMWMRGEQEQRGTQRGDILPHADGTXYLRVTLDVAAQEAAGLLCRVRHSSLGGQDMVLYWGNPISIGLIFLAIIVPFLILLIGLLFWFLRRWSYQSIS